From a single Brassica napus cultivar Da-Ae chromosome C9, Da-Ae, whole genome shotgun sequence genomic region:
- the LOC106374274 gene encoding profilin-5 produces MSWQTYVDEHLMCDVGDGQGHHLTSAAIIGHDGSVWAQSANFPQFKPQEMTDIMKDFDEPGHLAPTGLFLAGLKYMVIQGEPGAVIRGKKGAGGITIKKTGQSMVFGLYEEPVTPGQCNMVVERLGDYLVEQDL; encoded by the exons ATGTCGTGGCAAACTTACGTTGATGAGCATTTGATGTGCGATGTCGGTGACGGCCAAGGTCACCACCTCACCTCTGCCGCTATTATCGGCCATGACGGTAGCGTTTGGGCTCAGAGCGCTAATTTTCCTCAG TTCAAGCCTCAAGAGATGACAGATATCATGAAAGATTTCGATGAGCCTGGTCACCTCGCTCCCACAGGCTTGTTCCTCGCAGGACTTAAGTATATGGTTATCCAAGGCGAGCCTGGTGCAGTCATCCGTGGCAAAAAG GGGGCTGGAGGAATCACAATCAAGAAGACAGGACAATCAATGGTGTTTGGTCTGTATGAAGAACCAGTGACTCCAGGACAATGTAACATGGTCGTCGAGAGGTTGGGTGATTACTTGGTCGAACAGGATCTCTGA
- the LOC106374273 gene encoding 3-oxoacyl-[acyl-carrier-protein] reductase FabG-like encodes MSNPRTVLKKLEPWRDLKDKVVLVTGASSGIGKEICLDLGKAGCKIIAAARRVDRLNSLCSDINSFCSTGTQAASLKLDVASDAATIRKAVKGAWGIFGKIDVLINNAGIRGNVKSSLDLSEDEWDKVFRTNLTGPWLVSKYVCILMRDAKQGGSVINISSMAGVHRGMLPGAVAYACSKGGVDIMTRMMAIELGVYKIRVNSIAPGLFKSEITQGLMQKEWLKMVNERTVPLKMQQSVDPGLTSLVRYLIHDSSQYVSGNTYIVDSGASLPGLPIFSSL; translated from the exons ATGAGCAATCCTCGAACT GTGTTGAAGAAACTGGAGCCATGGCGTGACCTAAAAGACAAAGTGGTTCTTGTGACAGGAGCTTCATCTGGTATAGGAAAAGAAATTTGTCTTGATTTGGGCAAAGCTGGCTGTAAGATTATCGCAGCAGCACGTCGTGTCGACCGCCTCAACTCTCTCTGCTCTGACATCAACAGCTTCTGTTCAACCGGAACACAAGCCGCATCTCTCAAGCTAGACGTCGCATCTGATGCAGCCACCATTCGAAAAGCGGTTAAGGGAGCTTGGGGAATCTTTGGAAAGATCGATGTGCTGATCAACAATGCTGGAATCAGAGGCAATGTCAAGTCGAGTTTGGATTTGTCGGAGGACGAGTGGGACAAAGTGTTCAGGACCAACTTAACCGGACCATGGTTAGTCTCCAAATACGTCTGTATTTTAATGCGTGACGCTAAACAAGGTGGCTCGGTGATAAACATCTCTTCGATGGCGGGGGTTCACCGTGGTATGCTGCCTGGTGCAGTCGCTTATGCTTGTTCCAAAGGCGGAGTTGACATAATGACGAGGATGATGGCTATTGAGTTAGGTGTTTACAAGATCAGAGTGAACTCGATTGCGCCGGGGCTGTTCAAGTCAGAGATCACACAAGGTCTTATGCAGAAAGAGTGGCTCAAGATGGTGAACGAGCGGACAGTCCCCTTAAAGATGCAACAGAGCGTTGATCCTGGGCTTACCTCTCTCGTTCGGTATCTCATTCATGACTCTTCTCAATATGTCTCTGGCAATACATATATTGTTGATTCCGGAGCTTCATTACCTGGTCTGcctattttttcttctctttga
- the LOC106375513 gene encoding profilin-1-like: MSWQSYVDDHLMCDVEGNHLTAAAILGQDGSVWAQSANFPQLKTEEINGITKDFEEPGFLAPTGLFLGGAKYMVIQGEPGAVIRGKKGPGGVTIKKTTQALVIGIYEEPMTGGQCNLVVERLGDYLIESDL, translated from the exons atgtcGTGGCAATCGTACGTTGATGACCATCTTATGTGCGATGTGGAAGGCAACCACCTAACCGCCGCCGCTATTCTCGGTCAAGACGGCAGTGTCTGGGCTCAGAGCGCCAATTTCCCTCag ttgaagaccgaagaaatcaatgGAATCACCAAGGATTTTGAGGAGCCTGGGTTTCTTGCCCCGACCGGTTTATTTCTCGGTGGAGCTAAGTACATGGTTATTCAAGGTGAACCAGGAGCTGTGATCCGAGGGAAGAAG GGACCTGGAGGCGTTACTATCAAGAAGACGACTCAAGCCTTGGTCATTGGCATCTACGAGGAGCCAATGACTGGAGGTCAATGCAATTTGGTTGTGGAAAGGCTCGGGGATTACCTCATCGAGTCTGATCTCTAA